A window from Podospora bellae-mahoneyi strain CBS 112042 chromosome 1 map unlocalized CBS112042p_1, whole genome shotgun sequence encodes these proteins:
- the GND1 gene encoding phosphogluconate dehydrogenase (decarboxylating) gnd1 (COG:G; EggNog:ENOG503NVGP; BUSCO:EOG09261W3X), with protein sequence MSGAVKQEVRAYLRCARVIGVREREEVWPHSSQCRCNAPVVFYYNSFAGDGVLYLSTPTESPLLSARLANINVGGVVNAAGSLLNLQSQRNANSDDGGSADLGLIGLAVMGQNLILNMADHGFTVCAFNRTVSKVDRFLANEAKGKSIVGAHSTEEFVKKLKSPRRIMLLVQAGKAVDDWIETLLPLLEAGDIIIDGGNSHFPDSNRRTKYLASKGLRFVGAGVSGGEEGARYGPSIMPGGDESAWPFIKDIFQSIAAKSGGEACCEWVGDEGAGHYVKMVHNGIEYGDMQLICEAYDIMKRGLGMSSKEIGDTFTKWNNGVLDSFLIEITKDIMYFNDEDGEPLVEKILDKAGQKGTGKWTAVNALDLGMPVTLIAESVLARCLSGIKEERVKASTKLEFVGRATTFEGNKEQFLEDLEQALYASKIISYAQGFMLMQEAAKEYGWKLNKPSIALMWRGGCIIRSVFLKDITAAYRNNPDLENLLFDDFFNKAIHKAQPGWRDVVSKASLLGLPIPSFSTALSWFDGYRTKDLPANLLQAQRDYFGAHTFRIKPEAATAKYPEGQDIHVNWTGRGGNVSASTYQA encoded by the exons ATGTCTGGCGCTGT AAAGCAGGAAGTCAGGGCGTATTTGCGCTGTGCTCGAGTCATCGGCgtgcgagagagagaggaggtaTGGCCTCACTCCAGCCAATGCCGGTGCAATGCGCCTGTCGTTTTCTACTACAACAGCTTTGCCGGTGACGGAGTGCTTTACCTATCTACACCTACTGagtcccccctcctcagcgCCCGCCTGGCGAATATCAACGTCGGCGGCGTTGTGAACGCTGCTGGCTCCCTCCTTAACCTCCAATCCCAAAGAAATGCTAacagtgatgatggtggaagTGCTGATCTCGGCCTCATCGGCCTGGCCGTCAT GGGCCAGAACTTGATTCTGAACATGGCCGACCATGGCTTCACCGTTTGCGCTTTCAACCGTACCGTTTCCAAGGTCGACCGCTTCCTTGCCAACGAGGCCAAAGGCAAGAGCATTGTCGGCGCTCACTCTACCGAGGAGTTCGTTAAGAAGCTCAAAAGCCCCCGCCGCATCATGCTTCTCGTCCAGGCCGGCAAGGCTGTCGATGACTGGATCGAgaccctccttccccttctcgaggctggtgacatcatcatcgatgGCGGTAACTCACATTTCCCCGACTCCAACCGGAGAACAAAGTACCTTGCCTCCAAGGGTCTCCGCTTCGTCGGTGCCGGTGTCtccggtggtgaggagggtgcccGCTACGGCCCCTCCATCATgcccggtggtgatgagtcAGCCTGGCCCTTCATCAAGGACATCTTCCAGAGCATTGCTGCCAagagcggtggtgaggcttgCTGTGAGTGGGTTGGTGACGAGGGTGCTGGTCACTACGTCAAGATGGTGCACAACGGTATCGAGTACGGTGACATGCAGTTGATCTGTGAG GCGTACGATATCATGAAGCGCGGTCTCGGCATGTCCAGCAAGGAGATTGGTGACACCTTCACTAAGTGGAACAACGGTGTCCTCGACTCTTTCCTGATCGAGATCACCAAGGACATCATGTACTTcaacgatgaggatggcgagcCTCTTGTCGAGAAGATCCTCGACAAGGCCGGCCAGAAGGGTACCGGCAAGTGGACTGCCGTCAACGCCCTGGACTTGGGCATGCCCGTCACCCTCATTGCCGAGTCTGTGCTCGCTCGCTGCCTGTCTGGCATCAAGGAGGAGCGTGTCAAGGCTTCCACCAAGCTCGAGTTTGTTGGCCGTGCCACCACCTTCGAGGGTAACAAGGAGCAGTTCCTCGAGGACCTCGAGCAGGCCCTCTATGCCTCCAAGATCATCTCCTACGCCCAAGGCTTCATGCTCATGCAGGAAGCGGCCAAGGAGTACGGCTGGAAGCTCAACAAGCCCTCCATTGCCCTCATGTGGCGTGGTGGCTGTATTATCCGCTCCGTCTTCCTCAAGgacatcaccgccgcctATCGCAACAACCCCGACCTTGAGAACCTCCTCTTTGACGACTTCTTCAACAAGGCTATCCACAAGGCTCAGCCCGGCTGGAGAGACGTCGTCTCCAAGGCCTCGCTCCTTggtctccccatcccctcttTCTCCACTGCTCTGTCGTGGTTTGATGGCTACAGAACCAAAGACCTgcccgccaacctcctccaggCTCAGCGTGATTACTTCGGTGCCCACACCTTCAGAATCAAGCCCGAGGCTGCCACGGCTAAGTACCCCGAGGGGCAAGATATCCACGTCAACTGGACCGGCAGAGGAGGCAACGTCTCTGCTTCTACTTACCAAGCATAA